The bacterium sequence GCTATGGGGAGCGCACGGTCGTCGACGACGTGTCGCTGTCCGTGCGACCGCGCGAGATCGTCGGCCTGCTCGGCCCGAACGGGGCGGGAAAGACGACGACGTTCTACATGATGGTCGGGCTGGTACGGCCGGACGCGGGTGAGGTATGGATCGGCAGCCACAACGTGACCGGCGAACCCGTGGACATCCGCGTGCGGTCCGGGCTCGGCTATCTCGCCCAGGAGCCGTCGATCTTCCGGCGCCTGACCGTCGAGGAAAACATCCTGCTGGTGCTGGAGCAGCGGTCGGAGCTCACCCCGGACGCCCGCTCGGAGCAGGCGGCCGAGCTGCTCGAGGAGTTCGGGCTGACGCACGTGCGCGCGCAACGGGCCTGGACACTCTCCGGCGGCGAGCGTCGGCGCGTCGAGATCGCGCGGGCCCTCGCGCTCGATCCCGCGTTCCTGCTGTTGGATGAGCCGTTTACCGGAATCGACCCGCGGGCGGTGCAGGAGCTTCAGGAGACCGTCCGGTATCTGCGGGAGCGGGGGTTGGGCGTGATCATCACCGACCACAACGTACGGGACACCCTCGCGATCACGGACCGGGCCGAGATCATCCACGGCGGCCGCATCCTGTTCACCGGGCAGCCCGAGGAGGTGCTCGAGAGTTCGGAGGCACGGCGGTTGTATCTCGGCGAGGGGTTTCGGCTGTGACGTTCACCCTGCTGGATCGCCTGCTCTGGTCCGAGATCGGGTCCTCGTTCGGATTCAGCCTCGGCCTGTTCAGCGTGCTGCTCGTGATGAATCACCTCTTCTATCTGGCGCGCCTGGTGATCGGACAGGGGATCGCCGTGCAGACCGCGCTCATCCTGATGGTCTACAAGATCCCCTACTTCGTGGCGTTCAGCGTGCCGATGGGCGTCCTGCTCGCGACGGTGCTTGGCATCGGCCGGCTGACCGATCACAACGAGATCGCCGCGCTGCGCGTCGCGGGGATCAGGTTGTACCGGATCGCGGTGCCGGTCGTGCTCGCCGGCGCGCTCGCGACTGTCGGCGCGCTGATCTTCTCAGAAGGCGTGGTCAGCCTCAGCGACGACCAGTACCGGGTCGTCTTCAACGAGGTGATGTCGCACGGCCCCGACCTCCGGCCCGTGGAAAACGTATTCTTCCAGGCCCCCACCACCGGCGGGAACGCGCTGTACAGCGCGCATCAGTACGATCCTCGAACGCGCACCTTGCTCGGCGTGACGGTCGTCTATCTCAACGCCGGCCAGCCGCTCGAGATCATCGAGGCGCAGAACGCCACCTACCGCCGCGGGGTGGAGTGGACGTTCCACCGCGGAAGCGTGTACGCGTTTCAAAACGGCAGCGTGGTGACCACGGCGTTCGACACGCTCGCGGTCACCGTGCCGCGTTCCCCTCAGGAGTTTACGGTCGCGCCGCAGCAGCCCTCGGACATGAGCATGCGCGAGCTCGCCCGGCAGGTCGTGACGCTGCACCGCGAGGGCGCTGACGCGCGCGCGTTCGTGGGCGAGCTCAACTCGCGGTTCGCGACCGCGGCCAGCTGCATCGTCTTCGCCCTCGTCGCGCTACCGCTGAGCCTGCGTCCCCACCGGTCGGGACCGAGCATGGGCCTCGGGCTCAGTATCCTCGTGCTGATGGCGTACTACGTGATCGCGATCCCGGCCCAGCTCGCGTCGGATGGGCGACTCCTGTCCCCCGTGCTCGCGGCCTGGCTCCCCGACGCCGTCGTCTGCGCCGGCGGGGCGATCCTGCTGGCGCGGGCGGCCAGGTGAGCGCGCCAGAGGGCGCGTCTTTTCTCCGGCGGCGGGAGCTTCTTCTCCTCGGTCTCGTGTTGCTGTTCGCCTCTGGGCTGTTCACGTTCCGGCTCGGTGCCGGCAGCCTGTGGGACCTCGACGAACCCCGATACGCGCAGGCCAGCCGGGAGATCTTGGCCACCGGGGATCCGGTCACGATGCACCTGGACGGCAGCGCGTGGTTCGGGCCCCCGCCGTTGTGGATGTGGTTGCAGGCCGGGACCGGGTGGGCGTTGGGCTTCACGGAATTCACGGCGCGGGTGTGGGCGGCGGTGTTCGGCGTGCTCGGTGTCGGGGTCACCTGTCTCCTCGGGTGGGAGTGGTTCGGGCCGCGCACCGGTGTCCTGAGCGGGTTGATTCTCGCGTCGACTCTCGAGTACGTGCTGCTCTCGCGTCTCGCCGTGCTGGACGTGGTCGAGGTGGCGTTCCTGTTGCTGGCCGTGCACGCGTTCTACCGGGGCTACCGTGACCGACGGCGGGCCGACTACCTTCGAAGCTTCCTCTTCGCCGGGCTGGCCACGTTGACGCGCGGTCCGGTCACCCTGGTATTGTTGGCCGCCGTGTTCGTGCCGTTTCTGGCGTACCGCCGCGCACTCCGCCGCTGGCGGGAGATCCCGTGGGGGTGGGGAGGTCTCATCTACCTCGCGATCGCCGCTCCATGGTACGGTGCGGAGGTCGTCCGCGCGGGGGCAGGGTTTCTGACGGCGGCGTTCGGCGGCCCATGGCTTCGCCCGGTGCAACCCCGCGTCGGCGCCTTGCTGTACGACGTGCCGGTGCTGATCCTCGGCGCGGTACCGTGGGCGGCGTTCTTTCCCGGGGCGCTCGTGTACCATTACCTCCGCCGCTGGCAGGACGGCAGCCTGCTGTGCCTGCTGTGGTGCGGCGTGACGTTCGTGGGAGCGGTGGCGATCGGCGGCCGGCTGCCCGACGACGTGTTTCCCATCTTCCCGTTCGCGGCGATCGCGATCGCACGGCTGTGGGAAGAGTTTCTATTCGAAGGCGCCGGGCGGCTCCATCGCACGCT is a genomic window containing:
- the lptB gene encoding LPS export ABC transporter ATP-binding protein, whose amino-acid sequence is MLRADGLAKRYGERTVVDDVSLSVRPREIVGLLGPNGAGKTTTFYMMVGLVRPDAGEVWIGSHNVTGEPVDIRVRSGLGYLAQEPSIFRRLTVEENILLVLEQRSELTPDARSEQAAELLEEFGLTHVRAQRAWTLSGGERRRVEIARALALDPAFLLLDEPFTGIDPRAVQELQETVRYLRERGLGVIITDHNVRDTLAITDRAEIIHGGRILFTGQPEEVLESSEARRLYLGEGFRL
- a CDS encoding LptF/LptG family permease, whose translation is MTFTLLDRLLWSEIGSSFGFSLGLFSVLLVMNHLFYLARLVIGQGIAVQTALILMVYKIPYFVAFSVPMGVLLATVLGIGRLTDHNEIAALRVAGIRLYRIAVPVVLAGALATVGALIFSEGVVSLSDDQYRVVFNEVMSHGPDLRPVENVFFQAPTTGGNALYSAHQYDPRTRTLLGVTVVYLNAGQPLEIIEAQNATYRRGVEWTFHRGSVYAFQNGSVVTTAFDTLAVTVPRSPQEFTVAPQQPSDMSMRELARQVVTLHREGADARAFVGELNSRFATAASCIVFALVALPLSLRPHRSGPSMGLGLSILVLMAYYVIAIPAQLASDGRLLSPVLAAWLPDAVVCAGGAILLARAAR
- a CDS encoding glycosyltransferase family 39 protein, with amino-acid sequence MSAPEGASFLRRRELLLLGLVLLFASGLFTFRLGAGSLWDLDEPRYAQASREILATGDPVTMHLDGSAWFGPPPLWMWLQAGTGWALGFTEFTARVWAAVFGVLGVGVTCLLGWEWFGPRTGVLSGLILASTLEYVLLSRLAVLDVVEVAFLLLAVHAFYRGYRDRRRADYLRSFLFAGLATLTRGPVTLVLLAAVFVPFLAYRRALRRWREIPWGWGGLIYLAIAAPWYGAEVVRAGAGFLTAAFGGPWLRPVQPRVGALLYDVPVLILGAVPWAAFFPGALVYHYLRRWQDGSLLCLLWCGVTFVGAVAIGGRLPDDVFPIFPFAAIAIARLWEEFLFEGAGRLHRTLMTSFFLQIGVVALLALAVAAFATVRYPRAFEAVRVVLIVPLAVLVAGPALTAVLFRLGRYTGAFLTLPATVAVFVGVLYTFTLPVVERQKPIRPLAIELGQRLAPGDRVIGYRIGTPASLVYYTNHPVVWINDPETLRERLCAPGRAFLVTTPAELAGSAARVAEPLQPVGARDDLVVREKPAGAGCGGSS